A single region of the Diadema setosum chromosome 14, eeDiaSeto1, whole genome shotgun sequence genome encodes:
- the LOC140237931 gene encoding cys-loop ligand-gated ion channel-like yields the protein MAQTVTMEEVMSSMLRMEKCLEKIEENGRDQPNQVVHKKRSDDQKVYARVRVNIITLGDIDTLKEEFNCELALTIKWKEPSIRGLKADEIDWSEHWDPRIYFFNAVSIDKYEVKHRVGLKSPYDDETDPIPDAQLSIRMKGTFKSVMKLTDFPFDYQNLTIKLMSDWPKKVIEFSKDMTQKDSVRTDTFTGGQEWELMKHVDAAPVEEEKMSSGAVNTYPLYNITVNVKRKPSYYMWNVALTMFLITPLAFTSFAVDREAPEDRLSVTLTLLLTAVAFKFVVSQSLPNTSYQTLLDYYVLWCMVFLCVVVVQNAAVSAFYGPSALIFDNVSMAVLGGVTVLVNIVFIALSCVKSRTVGHQMQEATNKYNDLCNEISSRKGRGDRFKQSPSEGARVQEERLPLQGKP from the exons ATGGCGCAGACGGTAACCATGGAGGAGGTGATGTCGTCCATGTTGAGGATGGAGAAGTGTTTGGAGAAGATCGAGGAAAACGGGAGGGATCAACCAAATCAGGTGGTTCACAAGAAGCGAAGCGATGACCAAAAG GTGTACGCTCGTGTCCGTGTGAACATCATCACTCTCGGCGACATCGACACGTTGAAGGAGGAATTCAACTGCGAGCTCGCCCTCACCATCaagtggaaggaaccaagcatcAGGGGACTCAAAGCTGAC GAGATAGACTGGAGTGAACACTGGGACCCCCGAATCTATTTCTTCAACGCCGTCAGCATTGACAAGTACGAGGTGAAGCACCGCGTGGGACTCAAGTCGCCGTACGATGACGAGACAGACCCGATTCCCGACGCTCAGCTGTCGATCAGGATGAAAGGCACCTTCAAGTCTGTCATGAAGCTGACCGACTTCCCTTTCGACTACCAG aatctgACGATCAAACTCATGTCGGATTGGCCAAAGAAAGTGATCGAGTTCAGCAAAGATATGACCCAGAAGGATAGCGTCAGAACAGATACCTTCACAG GCGGCCAAGAGTGGGAGCTGATGAAGCATGTTGATGCGGCCCCAGTGGAGGAAGAGAAGATGAGCTCAGGGGCGGTCAACACGTATCCTCTCTACAACATCACCGTGAACGTGAAGAGAAAACCCAGTTACTACATGTGGAATGTAGCCCTGACCATG TTTCTCATCACGCCGCTCGCCTTCACATCCTTCGCCGTGGACAGGGAAGCGCCTGAGGACCGGCTGAGCGTCACTCTCACCCTGCTTCTCACAGCTGTGGCTTTCAAATTCGTTGTCTCCCAGAGCCTTCCCAACACATCATACCAGACGCTACTC GACTACTACGTGCTGTGGTGCATGGTCTTCCTTTGTGTGGTCGTCGTCCAGAACGCTGCGGTATCAGCATTCTATGGCCCCAGCGCTTTGATATTCGACAACGTGAGTATGGCCGTGCTCGGTGGGGTCACCGTGCTTGTCAACATCGTCTTCATCGCTCTGTCCTGTGTCAAA TCAAGGACAGTGGGACACCAAATGCAGGAggcaacaaacaaatacaat